The proteins below are encoded in one region of Colias croceus chromosome 17, ilColCroc2.1:
- the LOC123699238 gene encoding uncharacterized protein LOC123699238 isoform X2 has product MAVDELLPLRLNELDDSGIDSDDDRVARARLAELNDESSSSEEEPNENDVNDPLLESITDDFEKLKMMSLRSAERYADCEIDRSSPQLFEVELTASEEDEDSSVLELVIPLQSTRYKRVPKSSPWFWLDIFLCYCCLRLS; this is encoded by the exons ATGGCTGTTGATGAGTTACTACCACTTCGGCTGAATGAGCTTGATGACAGCGGCATCGACAGCGATGACGACAGGGTGGCTCGTGCTAGACTTGCGGAACTTaac GATGAATCCAGCAGTAGCGAAGAGGAGCCAAATGAAAACGATGTCAATGATCCTTTACTAGAATCCATTACTGATGACTTTGAGAAACTG AAAATGATGTCTCTACGCAGTGCAGAGCGTTACGCTGACTGCGAAATAGACCGCTCCTCACCCCAGTTGTTCGAAGTCGAGTTAACAGCGTCAGAGGAAGATGAAGACAGCTCTGTACTCGAGCTGGTGATACCATTACAATCTACGCGGTATAAGAGAGTGCCAAAAAGCTCTCCATGGTTCTGGCTTGATATCTTTCTGTGCTACTGCTGCCTTCGATTGTCTTAA
- the LOC123699238 gene encoding uncharacterized protein LOC123699238 isoform X1 gives MAVDELLPLRLNELDDSGIDSDDDRVARARLAELNQDESSSSEEEPNENDVNDPLLESITDDFEKLKMMSLRSAERYADCEIDRSSPQLFEVELTASEEDEDSSVLELVIPLQSTRYKRVPKSSPWFWLDIFLCYCCLRLS, from the exons ATGGCTGTTGATGAGTTACTACCACTTCGGCTGAATGAGCTTGATGACAGCGGCATCGACAGCGATGACGACAGGGTGGCTCGTGCTAGACTTGCGGAACTTaac CAGGATGAATCCAGCAGTAGCGAAGAGGAGCCAAATGAAAACGATGTCAATGATCCTTTACTAGAATCCATTACTGATGACTTTGAGAAACTG AAAATGATGTCTCTACGCAGTGCAGAGCGTTACGCTGACTGCGAAATAGACCGCTCCTCACCCCAGTTGTTCGAAGTCGAGTTAACAGCGTCAGAGGAAGATGAAGACAGCTCTGTACTCGAGCTGGTGATACCATTACAATCTACGCGGTATAAGAGAGTGCCAAAAAGCTCTCCATGGTTCTGGCTTGATATCTTTCTGTGCTACTGCTGCCTTCGATTGTCTTAA